In one Candidatus Polarisedimenticolia bacterium genomic region, the following are encoded:
- a CDS encoding ABC transporter permease has product MISDLRFAFRQLIKSPGASLIAILALALGIGANSAMFSIINGLFLRPLPYPDPQRLVVLRSSLPEGQLNNVPFSWPRFLVVREHQRVFSDLAVAAFNGFTLTGRGDPEQVPGIMASANFLSVLGVQPVHGRSFSPEEDRAGGSDVVMISDNFWQRHFQGSEQALGQTLTLDGKPRTIIGILPPALSRFPFNQTDVWAPRPMEVPFLVPAQVDNGAFTFQVIGRLKPGVTLTQARENVSLLAGSYRARYPKNVDAPSQANVDLFLESLVGNQRRTLGVLFAAVGCVLLIACANVVNLLLARFTARSKEVAVRVALGAGRGGVIRPFLLESLLVSLIGAGLGLLLAHWSLQGFLQAGQGFIPRALEVAIDPSVLAFTAGLALLTGLATGLVPALRAANHDVNDALKASPRGSTRGVAESRLRQGLLIGEIALSLVLLVSASLLLTSFARLQNVAPGFRPAGLFVGFLNVPPTRYETKPALASFYRQVLERMAGLPGVRAVALNDALPLSGATPQAPVAVVGRELPPLSERSLALRHLVSPRMFETLGIRMLAGRDFDDRDSPEAPHVVILNATMARQFFGDEDPIGKHLVTGMGQIESEVVGLVADNHSNDLTTRPVAEYFLPILQRPENFASLVLRVEGDPAAVTGAVRGALKEVDSGLPLLNPQTMTALIAQTSADRRLIMVLLSIFAGLAVVLASIGLYGVMAYMVGQRTGEFGIRMALGAGPGAMTRMVVLQGLRVAAAGILLGAFAALGLTRLLQSFLFDVQPSDPRIYAGISVLICIIALCACWIPARRAARIDPLVALRAE; this is encoded by the coding sequence ATGATTTCAGACCTGCGTTTCGCGTTTCGCCAGCTGATCAAGTCGCCAGGCGCCTCCCTGATCGCGATCCTCGCGCTTGCCCTGGGGATCGGGGCGAACAGCGCGATGTTCAGCATCATCAACGGGCTCTTCCTGCGCCCCCTGCCCTATCCCGACCCGCAACGGCTGGTGGTGCTCCGATCGTCGCTCCCGGAGGGCCAGCTCAACAACGTTCCATTCTCCTGGCCCCGGTTCCTCGTGGTGCGCGAGCACCAACGAGTGTTCAGCGATCTGGCAGTCGCCGCCTTCAACGGCTTCACGCTCACCGGCCGGGGCGACCCGGAGCAGGTCCCCGGAATCATGGCCTCGGCCAACTTTCTTTCCGTTCTGGGGGTACAGCCGGTCCACGGGCGGTCCTTCTCCCCCGAGGAAGATCGGGCGGGTGGGTCCGACGTGGTCATGATCAGCGACAACTTCTGGCAAAGGCACTTCCAGGGCAGCGAGCAGGCTCTGGGCCAGACGCTGACGCTCGACGGCAAGCCCCGCACGATCATCGGCATCCTGCCGCCGGCTCTTTCGCGTTTTCCGTTCAACCAGACGGATGTATGGGCTCCGCGCCCGATGGAAGTGCCTTTTCTCGTGCCGGCGCAGGTGGACAACGGCGCCTTCACGTTCCAGGTGATCGGCCGACTCAAGCCCGGCGTCACGCTGACGCAGGCGCGGGAGAACGTGAGCCTGCTCGCCGGAAGCTACCGGGCCAGGTATCCCAAGAACGTCGACGCCCCTTCCCAGGCGAACGTGGACTTGTTCCTCGAGAGCCTCGTGGGCAACCAGCGCCGGACGCTGGGGGTGCTGTTTGCCGCCGTCGGCTGCGTGCTCCTGATCGCCTGCGCCAACGTCGTCAACCTGCTGCTCGCCCGCTTCACCGCCCGCAGCAAGGAGGTCGCCGTGCGCGTTGCGCTCGGTGCCGGCCGAGGTGGCGTCATCCGGCCCTTCCTCCTGGAAAGTCTTCTGGTGTCCCTGATCGGCGCGGGCCTCGGCCTTCTCCTGGCACATTGGAGTCTCCAGGGATTCCTCCAGGCTGGACAGGGCTTCATCCCGCGCGCGCTCGAGGTCGCGATCGATCCGTCCGTGCTCGCCTTTACCGCGGGCCTCGCGCTGCTCACGGGTCTGGCGACCGGTCTCGTGCCCGCCCTGCGGGCGGCGAATCACGATGTCAACGATGCTCTGAAGGCCTCCCCGCGCGGCTCGACCCGCGGCGTCGCGGAAAGCCGCTTGCGGCAGGGCCTCCTCATCGGTGAGATCGCGCTGTCCCTCGTGCTGCTCGTTTCCGCCAGCCTCCTGCTCACGAGCTTCGCTCGCCTGCAGAACGTCGCCCCCGGGTTCCGGCCGGCCGGGTTGTTCGTCGGCTTTCTCAACGTGCCGCCGACGCGCTACGAGACGAAGCCTGCGCTTGCGAGCTTTTATCGTCAGGTCCTGGAGCGCATGGCGGGACTGCCGGGGGTGCGCGCCGTGGCGCTCAACGACGCTTTGCCGCTGAGCGGCGCAACCCCGCAGGCGCCCGTCGCGGTCGTCGGCCGCGAGCTGCCGCCGCTCAGCGAGCGCTCTCTCGCGCTGCGCCACCTCGTCAGTCCGCGGATGTTCGAGACGCTCGGCATCCGGATGCTGGCCGGACGCGACTTCGACGATCGAGACAGTCCCGAGGCGCCGCACGTCGTGATCCTCAACGCGACGATGGCCCGTCAGTTCTTCGGCGACGAGGATCCGATCGGAAAGCATCTCGTGACCGGCATGGGCCAGATCGAATCGGAAGTGGTGGGCCTCGTTGCCGATAATCATTCGAATGACCTGACGACCCGCCCGGTGGCGGAGTATTTCCTGCCGATCCTGCAACGGCCCGAGAATTTCGCATCTCTGGTTCTGCGGGTGGAGGGCGATCCGGCCGCTGTCACCGGCGCGGTGCGCGGGGCTCTGAAGGAGGTCGACTCGGGGTTGCCGTTGCTGAATCCGCAGACGATGACGGCGCTGATCGCCCAGACGAGCGCGGATCGACGCCTCATCATGGTGCTGCTATCGATCTTCGCCGGCCTGGCGGTGGTGCTCGCCAGCATCGGCCTCTATGGGGTAATGGCGTACATGGTCGGGCAACGAACCGGCGAATTCGGCATCCGGATGGCGCTCGGCGCCGGGCCGGGCGCCATGACGCGGATGGTCGTCCTGCAGGGCCTCAGAGTCGCGGCCGCCGGCATCCTGCTCGGCGCCTTCGCGGCACTCGGCCTGACTCGCCTGTTACAGAGCTTCCTGTTCGACGTCCAGCCGTCCGACCCGCGGATCTACGCCGGCATCTCCGTCCTGATCTGTATCATCGCCCTCTGCGCTTGCTGGATTCCCGCACGACGTGCCGCTCGAATCGATCCCCTCGTCGCCTTGCGGGCGGAATAG
- a CDS encoding M14 family zinc carboxypeptidase, with the protein MFRTGWLVSVLIGMAAAAPVVAGAPPTPEAYFTFKPGAEGKLIDYEQISGYLKALDQASPRVEVRQIGSSPLGKPMLAVFISTEANLARLDELAKINRRLALDPAIPDAERVTLVDHGRVFLLATLSMHADELAPCQSFPLYAYELAVTEDPGVLRQMEDVVWMVVPSQNPDGLDMVVKNYRTYRGTSWDGSSLPGVYHRYVGHDNNRDYVTLSQDDTRAVSRLFSTEWFPQVMVEKHGMGASGPRYYCPPNHDPIAENVDAEVWSWINLFGTNMTHDMSRDGLKGVSQHWEFDNYWPGSTETALWKNSISLLTENATPNGASPVYVEPNELEGGGKGLAEYKKSVNMLDPWPGGWWRLSDAVAYELSSFRSLLHTASENRGDLLRFQNDLCRREVARGRNQPPFYFVLPPRQRDPGEWVRLVNLLAEHGVRLYRLPQAVASGSRSFEAGSVIVPLAQPFRPFIQEVMERQRYPIRHYTPGGEMIRPYDITSWSLPLHCGVNAEAVDARIPALETSWRPLELPFALEGRITHLPAGTWGVALPADQNEALRGAFLALKSHLPASRTTAQVSIGDAPLPAGSVIIQGATGSALQALLDKLTVRAVILTAAPAVALVPLRSPRVALMETHFHDMEAGWTRFLFDTYDVPFQVVHPGEIEKLDFARFDVIVFPDNTKDELMEGHFKGDEEKIALPDLPPEFRKGIGDKGMQKLMGFVDQGGIILAWGQACDLFLGVQKIKRAKGKNTEEEEFQIPVENVARDLAKKGLAVPGSWLHARFAQDSPLTWGMPEDGGFFFQGKPVFRTSQPGPDMDRRVLVRTPEENILLSGFAENEKLLVDTVSGVWARKGRGQFVLYAFSPNFRGSTPSTLKLILNALLLPKIPSS; encoded by the coding sequence ATGTTCAGAACGGGATGGCTCGTCTCGGTCTTGATCGGGATGGCGGCCGCCGCGCCGGTCGTGGCAGGAGCTCCACCGACCCCGGAAGCCTATTTCACCTTCAAGCCGGGGGCCGAAGGAAAGCTGATCGACTACGAGCAGATCTCCGGCTACCTGAAGGCCCTCGACCAGGCCTCGCCGCGGGTGGAGGTCCGCCAGATCGGCTCCTCACCGCTGGGCAAGCCGATGCTCGCTGTTTTCATCTCGACCGAAGCGAACCTTGCACGCCTCGACGAGCTGGCGAAGATCAATCGGCGCCTCGCCCTCGATCCTGCGATTCCCGACGCCGAGCGCGTCACGCTCGTCGATCACGGCCGCGTGTTCCTGCTCGCGACGCTTTCCATGCACGCCGATGAGCTGGCGCCCTGTCAGTCTTTCCCCCTCTACGCCTACGAGCTGGCCGTGACGGAGGACCCCGGGGTGCTCCGCCAGATGGAGGACGTCGTCTGGATGGTGGTCCCCTCCCAGAACCCCGACGGTCTCGACATGGTGGTGAAGAACTACCGCACCTATCGTGGGACCTCCTGGGACGGCTCGTCGCTCCCGGGTGTGTACCATCGTTATGTCGGCCACGACAACAACCGCGACTACGTGACCCTTTCCCAGGACGATACGCGCGCCGTCTCGCGTCTCTTTTCCACCGAGTGGTTCCCCCAGGTCATGGTCGAGAAGCATGGGATGGGCGCCTCGGGCCCGCGCTACTACTGCCCTCCCAATCACGATCCGATCGCGGAGAACGTCGACGCCGAGGTATGGAGCTGGATCAATCTCTTCGGCACCAACATGACCCACGACATGTCGCGCGACGGCCTCAAGGGGGTCTCGCAGCATTGGGAGTTCGACAACTACTGGCCCGGCTCCACCGAGACCGCGCTCTGGAAGAACAGCATCTCGCTGCTCACCGAGAACGCGACGCCCAACGGCGCCTCGCCCGTCTACGTCGAGCCCAATGAGCTGGAAGGGGGAGGCAAGGGACTGGCGGAGTACAAGAAGAGCGTGAACATGCTGGATCCCTGGCCGGGAGGATGGTGGCGGCTCAGCGACGCGGTGGCCTACGAGCTCTCCTCGTTCCGCTCCCTGCTGCACACGGCGTCCGAAAATCGCGGCGACCTGCTGCGCTTCCAGAACGACCTCTGCCGCCGTGAAGTGGCACGCGGGCGGAATCAGCCGCCGTTTTATTTCGTCCTGCCGCCCCGGCAGCGGGACCCCGGCGAATGGGTGCGGCTCGTCAACCTCCTCGCGGAGCACGGCGTGCGGCTCTACCGCCTGCCGCAGGCGGTGGCCTCAGGGAGCCGGAGCTTCGAAGCAGGCTCCGTCATCGTTCCCCTCGCCCAGCCTTTCCGTCCCTTCATCCAGGAAGTGATGGAGCGTCAGCGTTACCCGATCCGGCACTACACGCCCGGCGGCGAGATGATCCGCCCCTACGACATCACCAGCTGGTCGCTTCCGCTGCATTGCGGGGTCAACGCCGAAGCGGTCGACGCGCGCATCCCGGCGCTGGAGACATCTTGGCGTCCCCTGGAGCTCCCCTTTGCGCTCGAAGGCCGCATCACCCATCTGCCCGCCGGCACGTGGGGAGTCGCCCTGCCGGCGGATCAGAACGAGGCGTTGCGTGGCGCATTCCTGGCCTTGAAGAGCCATCTTCCGGCGAGCCGGACGACCGCGCAGGTAAGCATCGGCGACGCGCCGCTTCCCGCCGGAAGCGTCATCATCCAGGGCGCCACGGGCTCCGCCCTGCAGGCCCTTCTCGACAAGTTGACCGTGCGCGCCGTGATCCTGACCGCGGCCCCCGCGGTGGCCCTCGTGCCGCTCCGGTCGCCGCGCGTGGCGCTGATGGAAACCCACTTCCACGACATGGAAGCGGGATGGACCCGCTTCCTTTTCGACACCTACGACGTTCCTTTCCAGGTGGTGCACCCCGGCGAGATCGAGAAGCTCGACTTCGCCCGTTTCGACGTCATCGTCTTCCCTGACAACACGAAGGACGAGCTGATGGAAGGACATTTCAAGGGTGACGAGGAGAAAATCGCGCTGCCCGACCTCCCGCCGGAGTTTCGCAAGGGAATTGGCGACAAGGGAATGCAAAAGCTGATGGGCTTCGTCGACCAGGGTGGGATCATCCTGGCGTGGGGGCAGGCCTGCGATCTCTTCCTGGGTGTTCAGAAGATCAAGCGAGCCAAGGGAAAGAACACCGAAGAAGAAGAATTTCAGATCCCGGTCGAGAACGTGGCCAGGGATCTGGCCAAGAAAGGGCTCGCGGTGCCCGGATCCTGGCTGCATGCCCGCTTCGCGCAGGACAGCCCCCTCACCTGGGGGATGCCTGAGGATGGCGGCTTCTTCTTCCAGGGCAAGCCCGTGTTTCGGACCTCACAGCCGGGACCCGACATGGACCGCCGCGTCCTGGTCCGAACTCCTGAGGAGAACATCCTTCTCTCCGGCTTCGCCGAGAACGAAAAGCTCCTCGTCGATACCGTTTCCGGCGTCTGGGCGCGCAAGGGGCGCGGCCAGTTCGTCCTCTACGCCTTCTCGCCCAATTTCCGCGGCTCGACCCCTTCCACGCTCAAGCTCATCTTGAACGCTCTGCTCCTGCCGAAGATCCCTTCGTCGTGA
- a CDS encoding periplasmic heavy metal sensor — translation MRRILATALLLFATVTIASAAGPGPRGPHHGPGWMMSGGPLWEASLFPPDFVLENQSQIGLTDDQILAITKDVGATHDKLRAQHDTLKGLVDQLRGLLDAPQVDEKAALALASQLMDAEKQLKTAHMGLMIRVKNRLTPDQQEKLQSLRPAHPQRPPAPPEGSDPEPSL, via the coding sequence TTGAGACGAATTCTCGCCACCGCTCTGCTTCTCTTCGCCACCGTTACGATCGCCTCGGCCGCCGGGCCCGGTCCACGAGGTCCGCATCACGGGCCGGGTTGGATGATGTCGGGTGGTCCTCTCTGGGAAGCGTCTCTCTTCCCGCCCGATTTCGTCCTCGAGAACCAGTCCCAGATCGGCCTCACCGATGATCAGATTCTCGCCATCACCAAGGATGTCGGGGCCACCCACGACAAGCTCCGCGCCCAGCACGACACTCTCAAGGGGTTGGTGGATCAGCTCCGCGGCCTCCTGGACGCGCCCCAGGTGGATGAGAAGGCCGCGCTGGCGCTGGCGTCTCAGCTGATGGATGCCGAGAAACAGCTGAAGACCGCCCATATGGGCCTGATGATCCGGGTCAAGAACCGGTTGACCCCGGATCAGCAGGAGAAGCTCCAGTCACTTCGTCCGGCGCACCCGCAGCGCCCGCCTGCGCCGCCCGAAGGTTCCGATCCCGAACCCTCCCTCTGA
- a CDS encoding sigma-70 family RNA polymerase sigma factor, which produces MGLVIEKLPGADAPKEDLLSYEPASKSTHRVTSREPNPGPADRDTMGRRLAELHPAAFGWALACCRRNRTLAEEVTQMAYLKVLAGEARFDGRSSLKTWLFGVIRHTAAAERRKAWLTLSGLTRFARLQSASPTALSEAEAAGDTKQLLRALERLSRRQREVLHLVFYQDLTLESAAAVLCITLGAARVHYDRGKKRLRALLSFEASL; this is translated from the coding sequence ATGGGTTTGGTGATCGAAAAGCTACCGGGGGCCGATGCCCCGAAAGAGGACTTGCTGTCATATGAGCCTGCCTCCAAATCCACTCATCGGGTGACGAGTCGGGAGCCCAACCCCGGACCGGCGGATCGGGACACGATGGGCCGGAGGCTCGCGGAGCTGCACCCGGCAGCTTTCGGTTGGGCGCTGGCCTGCTGTCGTCGGAATCGGACGCTCGCGGAGGAGGTCACTCAGATGGCTTACCTGAAGGTTCTCGCGGGAGAGGCCCGGTTCGATGGCCGATCGTCGTTGAAAACCTGGCTGTTCGGCGTCATCCGCCACACCGCTGCAGCTGAGCGACGCAAAGCCTGGCTGACTCTCTCCGGACTTACTCGCTTCGCACGGCTGCAGTCGGCTTCTCCCACCGCGCTCTCCGAAGCGGAGGCCGCCGGCGACACGAAACAGCTGCTGCGCGCGCTGGAGCGCCTGTCACGCCGCCAGCGTGAGGTGCTCCATCTCGTCTTCTACCAGGATCTGACGCTCGAGAGCGCGGCGGCCGTTCTCTGCATCACCCTGGGAGCGGCCAGGGTCCATTACGATCGCGGGAAGAAGCGCTTGCGAGCCCTTCTCTCCTTCGAGGCCTCCCTATGA
- a CDS encoding M13 family metallopeptidase: MSQRVFALIACLLFLAASPQQPGTPAPPAKAPAETAPAEKPLTALPYSPSLDVRWLDRSADPCTDFYQFSCGGWMKANPLPPDQASWSVYGKLTNENQAYLWGILEELGRSTGKRTPAQQKIGDQFAACMDEGAVEKLGAQPLKPMMEQIAAVKDVKSLAPLMATMHMASLNFYFSSLMFGFGASQDYADSSQIIAFASAGGLGLPDRDYYLKTDEKSQDLRQKYTAHVGRMFQLLGDSPEAATRQANTVLAIETALAKASLTRVEKREPHNLFHKMGRAELQALVPSFDWSAYLSTTGLPGVQTFNVTEPGFFKGLEEQLKSVPLDDWKSYLRWHWAHRKAQYLSSAFVNEDFDFFSRTLRGTPQLRPRWKRCVSLVDRQLPDALGEEFVHRTFSPDTKRRTLQMTQQIEHAMEQDINQLDWMGPATKQQALAKLHSIVNKIGYPDKWRDYGTLNIVRGDFAGNVDRANAFESKRWLDKIGKPVDRTEWFISPPTVNAYYDPQMNDINFPAGVLQPPLYDIKIDDAPNYGNTGSTIGHELTHGFDDEGRQFDAKGNLRDWWTREDGAAFEKRAQCVVDQYAQYVIVDDIKINSKLTEGEDVADLGGTILAWMAWKSALSGMKLDKREGFTPEQRFFVGLAQWACENQRPENLRVSAITNEHSPGKYRINGVVANMPEFQQAFSCKTGQALAPEKRCRVW; this comes from the coding sequence ATGTCGCAGCGTGTGTTCGCGCTTATTGCCTGCCTGCTTTTTCTAGCCGCCTCTCCCCAGCAGCCCGGCACGCCCGCTCCTCCCGCCAAGGCGCCGGCTGAAACCGCGCCGGCGGAGAAGCCGCTGACGGCGCTTCCCTACTCTCCGAGCCTGGACGTGCGCTGGCTGGACCGCTCGGCGGATCCGTGCACCGATTTCTACCAGTTCTCGTGCGGCGGCTGGATGAAGGCCAATCCCCTTCCTCCCGACCAGGCCTCCTGGAGCGTTTACGGCAAGCTCACGAACGAGAATCAGGCCTACTTGTGGGGAATCCTCGAGGAGCTGGGGCGCAGCACCGGCAAGCGCACGCCGGCGCAACAGAAGATCGGAGACCAGTTCGCCGCGTGCATGGATGAAGGCGCGGTGGAGAAGCTGGGCGCGCAGCCGCTCAAACCCATGATGGAGCAGATCGCCGCCGTCAAGGACGTGAAGTCTCTGGCGCCCCTCATGGCCACGATGCACATGGCTTCGCTCAACTTCTACTTCAGCTCCTTGATGTTCGGGTTCGGGGCGAGCCAGGATTACGCCGACTCGTCGCAGATCATCGCCTTCGCCAGCGCCGGCGGTCTGGGCCTGCCCGACCGCGATTACTACCTCAAGACCGACGAGAAGTCGCAAGACCTGCGGCAGAAGTACACGGCGCACGTCGGCAGGATGTTCCAGCTCCTCGGCGATTCACCGGAGGCGGCGACCCGCCAGGCGAACACGGTCCTGGCCATCGAAACGGCCCTGGCCAAAGCATCGCTGACCCGCGTGGAGAAGCGCGAGCCGCACAACTTGTTCCACAAGATGGGACGCGCGGAGCTGCAGGCGCTGGTGCCCTCGTTCGATTGGAGCGCCTACCTCAGCACCACCGGATTGCCGGGCGTGCAGACGTTCAATGTCACGGAGCCGGGATTCTTCAAGGGTCTGGAGGAACAGCTCAAGTCGGTGCCGCTCGACGACTGGAAGAGCTACCTGCGCTGGCACTGGGCCCATCGCAAGGCTCAGTACCTGTCGTCGGCGTTCGTGAACGAGGACTTCGATTTTTTCAGCCGGACGCTGCGCGGGACACCCCAGCTGCGTCCCCGCTGGAAGCGCTGCGTGTCGCTGGTGGACCGCCAGCTGCCCGACGCGCTCGGGGAGGAGTTCGTCCATCGCACCTTCAGCCCGGACACGAAGCGGCGCACGCTGCAGATGACCCAGCAGATCGAGCACGCCATGGAGCAGGACATCAACCAGCTCGACTGGATGGGCCCGGCGACGAAGCAGCAGGCGCTGGCCAAGCTGCACAGCATCGTCAACAAGATCGGCTATCCCGACAAGTGGCGCGATTACGGCACCCTGAACATCGTGCGCGGCGATTTCGCCGGGAACGTGGACCGCGCCAATGCCTTCGAGTCGAAGCGCTGGCTGGACAAGATCGGCAAGCCGGTGGACCGTACCGAATGGTTCATTTCGCCGCCGACGGTCAATGCCTACTACGACCCGCAGATGAACGACATCAACTTCCCGGCGGGCGTGCTGCAGCCGCCGCTTTATGACATCAAGATCGACGACGCGCCGAACTATGGCAATACCGGGTCCACCATCGGCCACGAGCTGACGCACGGCTTCGACGACGAAGGGCGGCAGTTCGACGCCAAGGGCAACCTGCGCGACTGGTGGACCCGGGAGGACGGTGCCGCCTTCGAAAAGCGCGCCCAGTGCGTCGTGGACCAGTATGCGCAGTACGTGATCGTCGATGACATCAAGATCAACAGCAAGCTGACCGAGGGCGAGGACGTCGCCGACCTGGGCGGGACGATCCTCGCGTGGATGGCCTGGAAGTCGGCCCTATCCGGCATGAAGCTGGACAAGCGCGAAGGCTTCACGCCGGAGCAGCGCTTCTTCGTCGGGCTCGCGCAGTGGGCTTGCGAGAACCAGCGGCCGGAAAACCTGCGCGTGTCGGCGATCACCAACGAACATTCACCCGGTAAGTACCGGATCAACGGCGTGGTGGCGAACATGCCGGAGTTTCAGCAGGCATTCAGCTGCAAGACCGGACAGGCCCTGGCTCCGGAAAAACGCTGCCGGGTGTGGTGA